A genome region from Haloarcula ordinaria includes the following:
- a CDS encoding GMC family oxidoreductase encodes MSDVDTLLTFNAHRSRTVSALFERMFPADDDPGATEIGVTRYVDRALDGEYEEQKRWYQLGIDALDRNAEAEYGAPFVECAPEEQDVLIGRLETGDLSDFHTPPQEEFFELLRQHLQEGLFADPAYGGNKDKKGWKVLGHPGVHLENSAEENLTDEPVTKGGEYQSMADLGFDPENSSDGGPPDIDGFDPQAGAKAPTDEADVVMVGMGAMGGLVAPVFAEAGLDVVALEAGPWRTKDDFIPDELGHAYYRRAGMGEKFNKETPQWRRSENDETREATFSLGRMMNSVGGSVIHYGAWLRRFHPHHFRYRSFVEEQWSEDALPDNCTVADWPLSYDELEPYYTRVEHEVGISGNDSNPYVERSEPLPNKPFRPFRQGEIFTDVVEDMDLNPYPVPVGVNSEPYDGRPGTTYCAWNSGFGSFNDAKWHPGLSSIPRALRTGNLDLRTYCRVVEILTDDDGEVTGVEYLDANGDRRTQHAKTVILASYTFENIRLMLHSTDETHPDGLGNNHGQVGKHFMTKMFSDVSGYFPDTVFNRHTGPAAQGIILDDYDSAAFDSAKHGFVGGSTLGTENQLLPLQISQATLPEDVSSWGKEYKDHLKEWNHWGAVRIQSTNLPYESNYIELDPQKTDESGEGMPVLRITYDLRENERKLHEFFRGKATEILDEMGATETWGGPAFTGVGSSHDLGGCRMGTEPEQSVVDADLEVHDTPGLYVYSGAAFPMCPSINPTLTMWAVCLRAAENLVANFED; translated from the coding sequence ATGAGTGACGTAGACACATTATTGACGTTCAATGCACATCGCTCTCGGACCGTCTCCGCGCTGTTCGAACGGATGTTTCCAGCTGACGACGATCCCGGTGCGACCGAGATAGGCGTCACACGGTACGTCGATCGAGCACTCGATGGGGAGTACGAAGAGCAGAAACGGTGGTATCAACTGGGTATCGATGCACTTGACCGAAATGCCGAGGCAGAATACGGCGCCCCGTTCGTCGAGTGTGCGCCGGAGGAGCAGGACGTACTCATCGGACGCCTCGAAACTGGTGACCTCTCGGATTTTCACACGCCGCCACAGGAGGAGTTCTTCGAATTGCTCCGTCAACATCTCCAGGAGGGGCTTTTCGCCGACCCAGCATACGGCGGGAACAAAGACAAGAAGGGGTGGAAAGTGCTCGGTCACCCCGGCGTACACCTCGAAAACTCCGCCGAAGAGAACCTTACAGATGAACCGGTGACCAAGGGCGGTGAGTATCAGTCGATGGCCGACCTTGGCTTCGACCCTGAGAACAGTTCCGACGGTGGCCCCCCCGATATCGACGGGTTCGATCCACAGGCGGGTGCGAAAGCACCAACCGACGAAGCCGACGTGGTGATGGTTGGGATGGGAGCGATGGGTGGTCTCGTTGCACCGGTGTTCGCAGAAGCGGGACTCGATGTCGTCGCACTGGAGGCAGGACCGTGGCGTACCAAGGACGATTTCATCCCCGACGAGCTCGGCCATGCCTACTACCGGCGTGCTGGAATGGGTGAGAAGTTCAACAAGGAGACGCCACAGTGGCGCAGGAGTGAAAACGACGAAACGCGAGAGGCGACCTTTTCGCTGGGCCGTATGATGAACAGCGTCGGCGGGTCAGTCATCCACTACGGGGCGTGGCTTCGGCGGTTCCACCCGCACCACTTTCGCTATCGGTCGTTCGTCGAAGAACAGTGGAGCGAAGACGCGCTTCCGGACAACTGCACGGTTGCTGACTGGCCTCTGAGCTACGACGAGCTCGAACCGTACTACACCCGCGTGGAACACGAAGTCGGTATCTCTGGGAACGACAGCAACCCCTACGTAGAACGGAGCGAGCCATTACCGAACAAACCGTTTCGACCGTTCCGTCAGGGCGAAATCTTCACTGACGTCGTCGAAGACATGGATCTCAACCCCTATCCGGTCCCGGTCGGCGTCAACAGCGAACCCTACGATGGTCGCCCGGGGACGACGTACTGCGCCTGGAACAGTGGTTTCGGGTCGTTCAACGACGCCAAGTGGCACCCGGGCTTGTCCAGCATTCCACGGGCGCTTCGGACTGGTAATCTGGACCTCCGAACGTACTGTCGAGTCGTCGAAATCCTGACTGATGACGACGGTGAAGTGACCGGTGTCGAGTACCTCGACGCGAACGGAGACCGCCGAACACAGCACGCGAAGACGGTCATCCTCGCCTCCTACACCTTCGAGAACATCCGTCTCATGCTGCACTCCACAGACGAGACCCACCCCGATGGACTCGGGAACAATCACGGCCAAGTGGGCAAGCATTTCATGACCAAGATGTTCTCGGACGTGAGCGGGTATTTCCCTGACACCGTGTTCAATCGTCACACCGGGCCGGCCGCTCAAGGCATCATCCTCGACGACTATGACTCTGCAGCGTTCGACTCCGCCAAGCACGGATTCGTCGGCGGGTCGACCTTGGGGACGGAGAACCAGCTCCTCCCGCTCCAGATTAGTCAGGCGACGCTACCCGAAGACGTCTCATCGTGGGGGAAAGAGTACAAGGACCACCTCAAAGAATGGAATCACTGGGGTGCCGTCCGGATCCAGTCGACGAATCTCCCGTACGAGTCGAACTACATCGAACTGGACCCGCAGAAGACCGACGAGAGCGGCGAGGGGATGCCGGTCCTCCGCATCACCTACGACTTACGGGAGAACGAGCGCAAACTCCACGAGTTCTTCCGCGGCAAGGCCACCGAGATCTTAGACGAGATGGGTGCGACGGAGACGTGGGGTGGACCCGCATTCACCGGTGTCGGAAGCAGCCACGACCTTGGTGGCTGTCGGATGGGGACCGAGCCGGAACAGTCCGTGGTCGACGCCGACCTCGAAGTACACGATACGCCGGGACTGTATGTCTACAGCGGGGCCGCGTTCCCGATGTGCCCGAGTATTAACCCGACGCTGACGATGTGGGCGGTCTGTCTGCGCGCCGCGGAGAATCTGGTCGCGAACTTCGAGGACTGA
- a CDS encoding IclR family transcriptional regulator — MTGETPPRRTVKATETVFEIIEFLDADSLSGVTDIASALDLAPSTVHKHLTTLVAQEYVIKEDRQYRLGFRFYEQGQKVRRASPLAQIAEDPIEELANTTGEVVWVFVEEHGYAVHLLKAVGDHGVQTHGELGKRSQLHHLASGKAILAHLPQERVDEILDGDTLPAKTENTVTDVDELTEELATVRERGYAFNTEETVLGLQTVGAPILKDRRDVVGAVSVCGPATRMQGARLESDIPEALLRTTNQIELQLSY; from the coding sequence ATGACCGGAGAAACGCCACCGAGACGGACTGTGAAGGCAACAGAAACAGTCTTCGAGATTATCGAATTCTTGGACGCAGACAGCCTAAGCGGCGTCACTGATATCGCGTCGGCGCTCGACCTCGCCCCCAGTACCGTCCACAAACATCTCACGACCCTCGTCGCACAGGAGTATGTGATTAAAGAGGACAGACAGTATCGTCTGGGCTTCCGATTCTACGAGCAGGGGCAGAAAGTCCGGCGAGCGTCACCACTAGCACAGATAGCGGAAGACCCGATCGAGGAACTCGCGAACACGACTGGCGAAGTCGTCTGGGTGTTCGTCGAGGAACACGGGTACGCTGTTCATCTGTTGAAAGCCGTCGGCGACCACGGTGTCCAGACTCACGGTGAGCTCGGAAAGCGGTCGCAGTTGCATCACTTGGCGTCGGGGAAAGCGATCCTCGCCCATCTCCCACAGGAACGCGTCGACGAGATACTCGATGGTGACACCCTACCAGCGAAGACAGAGAACACTGTAACCGACGTGGATGAACTGACTGAGGAGTTGGCGACTGTGCGGGAACGAGGATACGCGTTCAATACCGAGGAGACTGTCCTTGGACTTCAAACTGTCGGGGCCCCGATACTGAAAGACCGACGCGACGTCGTCGGAGCAGTGAGCGTCTGCGGGCCAGCAACGCGGATGCAGGGAGCGCGGCTGGAGTCAGACATCCCCGAAGCACTATTGAGGACGACGAACCAAATAGAACTACAGTTGTCCTACTGA
- a CDS encoding glycoside hydrolase family 88/105 protein encodes MSAETLTPELVNRVARYTTERDMEAEDWEKAVALNGLVATEKATYVDAARSLVDRSIATQTSAGQLTYGSLDYKPWIDRTELSSFKGQSDPAAVGHAVLDFYRKTDEAEYRDAARRQFEFFDDVERTEEGGIPHIRERTELWVDAIYMVCPFFARYGELVDEAGFDEAVQQIRLQSKYLQDPHTGLFRHAWRECPNMYPSSTFWSRGNGWAAAGMLDTLELLPEDHEGRADIESAFRELAAAALELQDDSGYWHHIIDDRTTPLEASGTLMFSYAFKQAYDAGVLEDEAYATAARRGIDICCGVVDEDGAVHRISEPPGGERMPLGVTSYGQGWFLLAASQFEDGKLA; translated from the coding sequence ATGTCAGCAGAGACGCTTACCCCAGAATTAGTGAATCGAGTCGCCCGCTACACGACTGAGCGTGATATGGAGGCCGAAGATTGGGAGAAAGCCGTCGCTCTCAATGGCCTCGTAGCTACGGAGAAAGCGACGTACGTCGACGCCGCCCGGTCGCTCGTCGACCGCTCAATCGCGACCCAGACGAGTGCTGGACAGCTCACATACGGATCGCTCGACTACAAGCCGTGGATCGACCGCACAGAACTCAGCTCGTTCAAGGGGCAGTCAGACCCTGCCGCGGTCGGACACGCAGTCCTCGATTTCTACCGTAAAACCGACGAGGCGGAGTATCGCGATGCCGCACGACGACAGTTCGAGTTCTTCGACGACGTTGAGCGAACCGAAGAAGGTGGGATTCCGCACATCCGTGAACGGACGGAACTCTGGGTCGACGCGATATACATGGTCTGTCCGTTCTTCGCTCGCTACGGTGAACTCGTAGACGAGGCGGGATTCGACGAAGCAGTCCAGCAGATTCGCCTCCAGTCGAAGTACTTGCAGGACCCCCATACTGGCCTGTTCCGCCACGCCTGGCGCGAGTGTCCCAACATGTATCCGTCCAGTACGTTCTGGTCGCGCGGCAATGGCTGGGCCGCTGCTGGGATGCTCGACACCCTCGAACTGCTGCCCGAGGACCACGAGGGGCGTGCAGACATCGAATCGGCATTCCGGGAACTCGCTGCGGCCGCATTGGAGTTACAGGACGACAGCGGGTACTGGCATCACATAATCGACGACCGGACCACTCCGTTGGAGGCGTCGGGAACACTCATGTTCAGTTACGCATTCAAGCAGGCATACGATGCTGGTGTTCTCGAAGACGAAGCGTATGCAACAGCGGCTCGCCGCGGTATCGATATCTGCTGTGGGGTAGTCGACGAAGACGGTGCCGTTCACCGTATCTCGGAACCACCAGGCGGTGAGCGAATGCCGCTGGGCGTCACCTCGTACGGTCAGGGGTGGTTCTTGCTCGCAGCGAGCCAATTCGAGGACGGGAAGCTCGCGTAG
- a CDS encoding aldehyde dehydrogenase family protein, with amino-acid sequence MSSDSTVDRQEKYQLFVDGEHVDAENNGTFDVNDPATTDVIAEVARGREADIEYAVDAANAALDDWRRTNPKARSETLRDIAVALRANVETLAQLTTLENGKPISEARGEAEGCADAFDFYAGIADKVHGEQIPRGREYVDFTYREPLGVTAHIAPWNFPLSIFARSVAVALATGNTAVVKPAEQTPLGALTIAKIAHEAGLPDGALNVVTGFGAEAGAPLAGHPNIDCVTFTGSVETGRKVAELAAQQITPANLELGGKGPNVVFPDADMDLALDNAVAGLFTMVSGQCCSAGSRLLVHEDIYDEFLDNLADRLDALEVGPGSEDPDMGPMIDEGQYEKVKSYLDVGRKEVGEPFYGGEVLDREGYFIGPTVFAGASNDSRLAQEEIFGPILPAISFSDEQEAIEKANDTEFGLTAGIFTADLNRAHRFARDVEAGGVYINEWFAEGIETPFGGFKKSGIGREKSTEAVKHYTQSKNVCANIGIGE; translated from the coding sequence ATGTCGTCAGATAGCACCGTTGATCGACAAGAGAAGTATCAACTGTTCGTCGACGGGGAACACGTCGACGCCGAGAACAACGGGACGTTCGACGTCAACGACCCGGCTACGACTGACGTGATAGCCGAAGTTGCGAGAGGACGTGAAGCCGACATAGAGTACGCTGTCGACGCCGCAAATGCGGCTCTCGATGACTGGAGGCGTACGAATCCAAAAGCGCGAAGCGAAACGCTTCGAGACATCGCGGTGGCGTTACGAGCGAACGTCGAGACGCTGGCGCAACTGACGACACTCGAGAACGGCAAGCCGATTTCGGAAGCCCGTGGTGAGGCTGAAGGATGTGCAGACGCCTTCGATTTCTACGCTGGCATCGCCGACAAGGTTCATGGTGAACAGATTCCCCGAGGACGGGAGTACGTCGACTTCACCTACCGGGAACCATTGGGAGTAACTGCGCACATCGCCCCGTGGAATTTCCCACTCTCGATTTTCGCTCGAAGCGTCGCCGTCGCACTAGCCACGGGGAACACAGCCGTGGTCAAGCCCGCCGAACAAACGCCGCTTGGTGCACTCACTATCGCCAAAATCGCCCATGAGGCGGGGCTACCCGACGGGGCCCTCAACGTCGTTACTGGATTCGGTGCCGAAGCAGGCGCACCACTCGCTGGCCACCCCAATATCGACTGCGTTACGTTCACCGGGTCCGTCGAGACTGGGCGGAAAGTCGCTGAACTGGCTGCCCAGCAGATAACCCCCGCTAATCTCGAACTCGGTGGGAAGGGACCGAACGTCGTCTTCCCCGACGCCGATATGGACCTCGCGCTCGACAACGCTGTCGCAGGTTTGTTCACTATGGTCAGCGGCCAGTGCTGTTCTGCCGGGTCCCGACTCCTCGTCCACGAGGACATCTACGACGAGTTCCTCGACAACCTGGCGGATCGACTCGACGCCCTCGAAGTCGGTCCTGGGTCAGAAGATCCGGATATGGGACCGATGATTGACGAAGGTCAGTACGAGAAGGTGAAGTCATATCTCGACGTGGGGAGAAAAGAGGTCGGCGAACCGTTCTATGGTGGTGAGGTACTGGACCGCGAGGGGTACTTTATCGGTCCGACAGTCTTCGCAGGTGCCAGTAACGACAGTCGTCTCGCACAAGAGGAGATATTCGGCCCGATTCTCCCTGCAATCTCGTTTTCTGACGAACAGGAAGCCATCGAGAAGGCCAACGACACTGAATTCGGACTCACCGCAGGCATCTTCACCGCAGACCTCAACCGGGCACATCGATTTGCTCGGGATGTCGAAGCCGGAGGCGTCTACATCAACGAGTGGTTCGCCGAGGGCATCGAGACGCCGTTCGGTGGGTTCAAAAAGAGCGGAATTGGCCGCGAGAAGAGCACCGAGGCGGTCAAGCACTACACGCAATCGAAAAACGTCTGTGCCAACATCGGCATCGGTGAGTAG
- a CDS encoding CaiB/BaiF CoA transferase family protein: protein MPRALDDLTVVSFGQIAQGPVATQMLADLGAEVLKIERPGGEWMRNFSMANEYPEGESLHFQFFNRNKRSIELDIKDEEHRAVLYDLCEEADVVVENFRPGVMDRLGFGYEELSDSNPGLIYASASGFGSTGPYVDRPGQDLIVQGMSGLMSITGDRDDLPTPQGIAIADLHSATYLAFGILAALHYRDRTGEGQRIEGDLLSATVDLQLQEIGTYANSGADLERGAHGLGNIYHPAPYGVYETADGHLVLSLVMPSELGEILDIDEIKDVTTWEEAYDDRDQIMASIGDVLRTDTTEAWMDKLLEHDVWCGPVQDIPAVVEDPQVEENEMLQTVDHPTLGELTVTGTPIRMSETPPDIRRHPPLAGEHTEEILDELGYPTDLSATDDE from the coding sequence ATGCCACGAGCGCTAGATGACCTGACAGTCGTTAGTTTCGGACAAATCGCACAAGGCCCGGTCGCGACACAGATGCTCGCTGACCTCGGTGCCGAAGTCCTCAAGATAGAACGCCCCGGCGGTGAGTGGATGCGGAACTTCTCGATGGCGAACGAATATCCCGAGGGAGAGAGTCTCCATTTTCAGTTTTTCAACAGGAATAAACGCAGTATCGAACTCGATATCAAAGACGAGGAACACCGAGCGGTCCTCTACGACCTCTGTGAGGAAGCCGACGTCGTCGTCGAGAACTTCCGGCCGGGCGTCATGGACCGCCTCGGATTCGGGTACGAGGAACTCTCCGACTCGAACCCCGGCCTAATCTACGCAAGCGCATCCGGATTTGGCTCGACTGGACCGTACGTCGACCGACCTGGACAGGACCTCATCGTGCAGGGGATGAGCGGCTTGATGAGCATCACCGGTGACCGTGACGACCTGCCGACTCCGCAGGGTATCGCCATTGCCGACCTCCACTCCGCGACCTACCTCGCTTTCGGCATACTCGCCGCCCTCCACTACCGAGACCGGACCGGTGAGGGCCAACGCATCGAAGGCGATCTGTTGAGCGCGACAGTGGATCTCCAACTACAAGAGATTGGAACCTACGCGAACAGTGGCGCAGATCTCGAAAGAGGGGCACATGGGCTCGGAAACATCTATCACCCAGCACCCTACGGCGTCTACGAAACGGCTGACGGCCACCTGGTCCTCTCTCTCGTGATGCCGTCGGAGCTTGGTGAGATACTCGATATTGACGAAATAAAGGATGTCACCACCTGGGAGGAGGCGTACGACGACAGAGACCAGATAATGGCGAGTATCGGGGATGTGTTGCGAACGGACACAACTGAAGCGTGGATGGACAAGCTGCTCGAACACGACGTCTGGTGTGGTCCCGTCCAAGATATCCCGGCCGTCGTGGAGGATCCGCAGGTGGAAGAAAACGAGATGCTCCAGACCGTCGACCACCCTACTCTGGGTGAGCTGACAGTGACTGGAACGCCGATACGGATGAGTGAAACGCCGCCGGATATCCGTCGACATCCGCCGCTTGCTGGCGAACACACGGAAGAGATACTCGATGAGCTTGGCTATCCAACAGATCTCTCAGCCACAGATGACGAATAG